gaaccaaggccttgtatggtcctcggacccaagcctatggggaaaccaagtacaaaaaattataaaaattacaagttttggacagaaccaaggccttgtatggtcctcggacccaagccaatggggaaaccaaatacttggataagaaaaggtttgaatcccgtaagatgggttacttggtaaaaatgtcaggtcacttcatccacggcttaaacaccataaaaggttaaggccaataaaggtgtaaggaagggggtggaaagccccagcacttagtcatataaaaaggccgctcatttggtgggtgttatatcttcaaatggttattccttacatgacatcaagccttcgtttctctcctcggctagcatggggtaagtattactcttcactgatcggccttattatgtcaagcatttctattaaagttatggcgacgtctttttattatcaaatcttttggtcttagccgtcattgatttagatgctatattaatatgccgagcagcgtttgtagatccaaaagaaaaaaaagcatagagacaaaacatgcgaaataaaataacaacgatttttattaatacgaaaaattattacaatgtacaaagaagggctcgaacgagcctatacaaaatgcgaactgcctaagcgatagttacatccgtagtacagataactAAACTCCCAGGCGTCTTCTAAACTCgttttcaaagtctctccaatctttgcctcGATACTGCTCATAtaatgataagaaccttctcttgggaagaaatggcggagaaggaaatagtaaggaagaaatcaatgaagaagatggaggagatgaatgaagaagatggaggacatgagtaaagaaggaggagaagaagagagaagagatgaaaagaaagaaaaaggagcaaaagaggaagaagtgaaagcaccaggatggaactggtgctgggaagactaagaaagggagatggagaatagccccagtgaaggaagagaggaagaagtagagacgcttagtccctgcctcaatcctaactcccaacacactggagccatactaggtatgctcataggagagcggttggtactgatgatgggtgttctcgactcagtcacgccgaaagtttgacgtgacgagtccctgcttcggattttgactgaaagaagggtgaggttgattttgagtctttgccatccctgtcccgatcgagccataatgagctttattggaacatggcgtctatgggaggggtttggctcctgcatcacttgttgttatgataaagtgtatcacgatttagtttgtggaccagtgggtaaaatgaaccctcgggaaggccaaatatttcaaatctcaaaaagatgagaaggaattctttacaaaaacaataacctccgtctttccttcttatactgagggtggagcgggagacatttaataggttcagatatccaaaggaatctgccaacacgaacatgccggttccgtttctccaccccatcaaaacaaaccgccgaattaaagcagtctcgtaaatagtggtcattaaaagcacgttttgggatacccaaacaataagagcgcatcaagcgcgaaatcaaaaggctgcctcatagaccggcgcgtttcttggacagatgaggagccgccagcattattaaaaggccaaattgattgggccgtaggaagaggtttggcatcaccaaaacccccctttccaaccaagaggttggacagccgggttttgaggggctattgtggggcccaaatgatttacgggccaggcccatctacctggggaaaatctgaaggcccaagccgaggagggctatggcccaagctcgacaaaatagcctgtggatatcgccgaggacggctcagtcctcggcagacccaaagtcccccctcctgaaggaagggtaaaaacggtataggatcgaaatcaggacgaaagatctaaaatatccagggaaagctgctctcactgccattcaatactctgaacctgacagagccgcagtttttggcttttacaaccacccccaacgactttgaatatgggctgatgggacaagtatcaattttggaaagattgatccTATATGtgggcgaaggacagtggacgcaggcgagtataaaaggaaaaataagtaacctaaagaaaggggttgggaaaaatggccaaaaaccagagcctcccagcccacctccaggagaaagactccaggggtgtaggaaaacttaagctggtacgaacaccgcgaaaaacccaccgcctatcaatcaaggcctagccttccaaacccacgctctacaaatgatgttgttaggggccttttcacgtgcgaacccgacactgttacggtccgccacgaatcgcgtccttacaaaaaaaaaaaaaaaaattctaaatacacataacaattataaaaataaaaagtcataaaaaataacccatctctctctcaaatttaaaaaatattatttttaaggaaatataattgaatgagtaagatatttcctaaaataaatcttaaattttattttaatgttacaaTTCACGTCTAAACTTATGAATTTGTTTAGTTGTTCCATCACAATACATTTTATTCTcagtaataaaaattacaatttctatTGTAATCCTTATTCAATACACCAAACATGCCCTATACTTCATTAAAAACATtggtaaattatatatataattctccaataacttgtgatatttccaaataaaaccATAAATTTTAAACAGTTTTAATTTTAccgtaaaattttaatttttcaattcacaatttcaataaattatttttaattttaaaataaattcacatAAATTGTGATTCAacttaacaaacacatacaaacatatatattcCATGTGAAAGTATAAAACCTTTGCTCCAATATTTGTTATTTAGTTATTGTCACCAACATAGtctttttagtaaaaataatatgatataaattCATTTCATATTATTTCTGTGGGGGCCAGTTAGTCAGGAAGTATTATTAAGGCTATACGAAGTAagcctatggcccaatccgaggacattaaCTAATCCGAGAATAACCAAATGAGATTATAATGGGAAtggtataaagagaaaaataaagatagtaCAAGATAAGTCCAACACACGTCTGAAGAGAAAAGTCATCTCGGGAACAAGGATCCGAGGTCAGTAAGAGTGTCATATCACCCTAGACCTTCTTCAAAGTTACATCACAACTAGGAGTTGGACGTTGGACAAGGGGTAAGTAAagggaggcaacaaatatcttcaaaagctactacctccacattaaatgcctcccaactaactctctagccgcattaatatggaggtgatacctgaacagtgaccAAGCAGTCTTGCAACTACTATTTTATGGTtttgggaggtgttggatgggataAGAAGGAACTCCTagaatccaacctacacgtATATGGTAGGGATAACACCAAGATTATAATATATAGCACGAGAAGGTGACCTAAAAGGGAGATCAAAggaaaatcataaaatctagGCAATAACGTTGTGGATTCTTGTAACTGTGTTCATCATCAAGATATTATAAGTTAAGTTTCTCAGGCTGTGTCGATGACAGATTTTCTTACTTTAATTGCGCTTAACAATCTTAATTCAGCAACTTTTATAGTCCATCTTTTAGAgtagaactagttctttcacccacactttataaattcattgtttgggcttgttgggcttAAACCCAATCCCATATTGAGTCTAATCCAAATatagtccttacaattggcgccatctgtgggaagagcttgatcTATTTTGAAAGAGATTTGGGTGCATAGTCTAAGATGGAAGAAGCAGGTCCACAACAGGCAGCGACAGGTTCACACCAGGTGGATGCTAATTTATACCAGGCAGAATCAAGAGGATCCCAACATGGCAATCTGCATAGGAGCCGCAAACGGAGAGGAGGTTGTGAGGGAAGTGTGTACACAACTCATACCAATAAAAATCAATCTCGAGGGAAGAGCCATGTTTCCCATGCAAAGGATAATAGAGACATGCAACGTGAAATCAATGAATTGAAGAGGGAATTGCGTCACGCTCAGTGAAGACATTCGTCGCCCAGCTCCGAGCCGTCCTCTAAGGAGACAGATGGTGCTAGTTACAGACGGAGATCCAGAATTCCGCCCAACGAGACTTTATCCTATGACGAGGAGTACCACCATAGACGTAGATACAAGAGCCCGCCTCGCAAAGGCTTGGggaacgatgccatgaacaaggcGCTGAGTCAAGTTTCTAAATCACCCTTCACACGAAACATAGAAGGTGCAAGTCTTCCTCGGCGATTCCATCAACCCACgttcaccatttataatggtCGAACAAATCCAGTAGAACATGTCAGCCATTTCAATCAAAGGATGGTCGTTCACTCCAAAGATGAGGCTTTGATGTGTAAGGTCTTTCCATCTAACTTGGGCCCAGTggcaatgaggtggttcaacggttTAAAAGCGAACTCTATTGACTCCTTTAAAAAACTCACCCGGGCCTTTAGTGCTCGCTTTATTACTTGtagcagggttcctcggcctttgggatccATATTATCTATGTCCATGCTGGAGGGTGAGACTCTGAAAGCTTACTTAgatagatactgggagatgtttaacgaaatagaaGGAGAGTACGATGATGTGGCCATTAGCACTTTTAAGGCTAGTCTTCCAGCCGAGCATGATTTGAGGAAATCTCTAATTGGTAAACCTGTTACTAGTGTACGTCAACTGATGGATCGGATTGACAAGTACAGAAGGGTAGAAGAAGACCAACTGCAGGAGAAAGGAAAAGCTAaggtgatccctcaggagagaaGGGATTTCAAGTCGGACCGGTACAATAATAACCGACTTCGGAAAGACTTTGTTGAGCAGCCAGGATCTGCCAAAATCCAGGTGGTTAATGCTGTGTTTCGAGAGCCAGTGCAGCAGGTGctggagaagattaagaatAAGCCGttctttaaatggccaaacaagatggcaggAGATCCTATGAAATGCAACCAGAACCTTTATTGCCAATATTatcaagaccatgggcataccaccGAAGATTGTTGAAACTTGTAGGACCATTTAGACCAGTTGGTCCGAAAAGGGAAATTGAAGAAACTCCTACATCATTCTAGTGGACGGGGAAACCAAACGGGTTCAGAATTTCGGggagatgcttcttcaagacttcCTCTaggcacaataaatgtcatatttgtTGCCCCAGGGAGAACCAGATCTTGTCCTTCTAAGGTATTGTCGGTATCCCGTTACCCAGCCGAGGAGTCTAGTGAAAAGAGTGATGATTGACCAAGGCAGCAGAGCTGAGATAATGTATCTTGACCTATATAAGGGGCTAAATCTAAAACCTGAAAACTTAACAGCCTACAATTCTCCTTTGGTGAGTTTTGAAGGTAAAATGGCCATTCCGAAAGATCAAATCAGATTACTTATGCAAACCGGCCCAGATGTGGTagaggtggacttcattgttGTAGATGCTTTCTCTCCCTACACGGCCAttatgggcagaccttggcttcatacccTGGGGGCCATCTCCTCTACTCTTCACCAGAAGATGAAGTACCCATTCGGAGGCCAGGTTTTGGAGATAGTAGGAAATCAGTCTACAGCCAGACAATGCCTGGTAGCAGCCATCCAAAATCGACCTGAGGCTAAAATCTCGACCACTGCTGATaacggcttatagcaatcagAAACTCCGGCGTTGCCCATCAATGGACCAGCCGACGAAGCGAAATGTGAAAATCTAGAGAAGGTAGCTGTTGGCAACGATctggagaagttctttcaggttgGAGCTCAACTGCCTATGCAGGAGAGGGATCAATTGGTTGAATTCCTTAGGAAAAATGTTGATGTATTCGCATGGAGCGCGTATGAAGCCCCGGGTGTAGatccaagtttcatttgtcatAATCTGAATGTTAACCCTTCTATTACCCCGAGGATACAGCCACCTCGGCGTCCGCCAAAAAAGCACGCCGAGGCTGCCAGAAATGAAGTAACCAAGCTCAAAcaagcaggggctatcaaggaaatTTTCTATCCTCAATGGTTAGCTAACACAGTGGAGGTGAAAAAGAAACTGGGAAATGGCgtgtgtgtgtggatttcacggatctcAATAAGGCCTGTCCCAAGGATCCTTTCCCTATGCCTCGGATAGATCAATTGGTGGATGCGATGGTAggtcatcctcggatgagctttttggacgcctttcaaggatatcaccaaataccatTAGCGTTGAACGATCAggaaaagacagcttttgtcacGCCCATTGGAAACTAtcactacaaagtgatgccctttagtttgaaaaatgcagggtctacttatcagaggatgatgactaaaatATTCGAATCACAGTTAGGAAGAAGCATCGAAGtctatatcgatgatatggttgtaaagagCAAGGTAGCGTCAGGGCACGTGGAAGACCTCACAAACATCTTTGAAGTTCTGAGGAAGCATAAGTTGTGCCTAAATGCATCCAAGTGTTCGTTTGGTGTAGGTTCGAAAAAGTTTTTGGGTTACATGGTGACTCAAAAGGGAATTGAAGTAAATCCAgatcagattaaggccattaaTGGCTTACAAGCACCTTAGAATCCCAAGGAAGTCCAGAAACTGACCGGGATGACTACTGCTTTGAATCGATTTATATCAAGGTCAGTAGATAGGTGCagaccctttttccttttactgcataagtggaaaggatttgaatggactgaGGAGTGTGCTCTAGCCTTTCAACAGTTTAAAGAGTACCTATCTcggccacccatcatgtccagtccCGAGGTGGACGAGGTTTTGTTTGCTTACCTGGCAGTAGCCTCTCATGCggtaagttttgttttgatacGAGTAGACGGTGGTATCCAAAGACCAGTCTATTACGTAAGTAAGTTGCTTCACGAAACCGAGGTTCGGTATTTATCACTGGAGAAGGCCATTTTGGCAGTAGTGCATGCTACACAGAAACTCCCCCATTATTTTCAGGCGCACACCGTGGTTGTTCTAACTCAATTACATCTCAAATCAATACTTCGGAGCACAGATTATACCaggaggattgctaaatggggcacaATTC
This genomic stretch from Quercus lobata isolate SW786 chromosome 3, ValleyOak3.0 Primary Assembly, whole genome shotgun sequence harbors:
- the LOC115980513 gene encoding uncharacterized protein LOC115980513 codes for the protein MNKALSQVSKSPFTRNIEGASLPRRFHQPTFTIYNGRTNPVEHVSHFNQRMVVHSKDEALMCKVFPSNLGPVAMRWFNGLKANSIDSFKKLTRAFSARFITCSRVPRPLGSILSMSMLEGETLKAYLDRYWEMFNEIEGEYDDVAISTFKASLPAEHDLRKSLIGKPVTSVRQLMDRIDKYRRVEEDQLQEKGKAKVIPQERRDFKSDRYNNNRLRKDFVEQPGSAKIQVVNAVFREPVQQVLEKIKNKPFFKWPNKMAGDPMKCNQNLYCQYYQDHGHTTEDC
- the LOC115980514 gene encoding uncharacterized protein LOC115980514, with the translated sequence MAIPKDQIRLLMQTGPDVVEVDFIVVDAFSPYTAIMGRPWLHTLGAISSTLHQKMKYPFGGQQSETPALPINGPADEAKCENLEKVAVGNDLEKFFQVGAQLPMQERDQLVEFLRKNVDVFAWSAYEAPGVDPSFICHNLNVNPSITPRIQPPRRPPKKHAEAARNEVTKLKQAGAIKEIFYPQWLANTVELGRSIEVYIDDMVVKSKVASGHVEDLTNIFEVLRKHKLCLNASKCSFGVGSKKFLGYMVTQKGIEVNPDQIKAINGLQAP